A genomic stretch from Seriola aureovittata isolate HTS-2021-v1 ecotype China chromosome 13, ASM2101889v1, whole genome shotgun sequence includes:
- the LOC130180612 gene encoding akirin-2-like, which produces MACGATLKRTMDFDPLMSPTSPKRRRCIPVSPSSSSSSPRKYLSMEPSPFGESSSRLSAEQILNSIKQEYKRIQKRKHLDGGYQQSECCYSPESPSQSSTMNVSSMPGTSSGGVSPTRKEQPLFTLRQVGMICERLLKEREEKVREEYEETMTSKLAEQYDTFVKFTHDQLMRRFGEQPASYVS; this is translated from the exons ATGGCGTGTGGAGCCACCCTGAAGAGGACCATGGATTTCGATCCGCTGATGAGTCCTACCTCACCTAAAAGACGAAGATGCATCCCCGTGTCCCCAtcgtcctcatcctcatcccCTAGGAAGTATCTCAGCATGGAGCCCTCGCCATTTGGGGAGTCGTCGTCCAGACTTAGTGCAG AACAAATCCTCAACAGCATCAAGCAGGAGTACAAACGCATTCAAAAGAGGAAGCATCTAGATGGAGGCTACCAACAGTCAGAGTGCTGCTATTCTCCAGAGTCCCCATCCCAGTCGTCTACTATGAATGTTTCCAGCATGCCAG GAACGTCCTCTGGAGGTGTTTCTCCTACTAGAAAAGAACAGCCATTATTCACCCTCAGACAAGTTGGAATGATCTGTGAACGCCTGCTGAAAGAAAGGGAAGAGAAGGTGCGGGAGGAATATGAGGAGACCATGACCTCAAAATTGGCAG AACAATATGACACCTTTGTGAAGTTCACACACGATCAGTTGATGCGACGATTCGGGGAGCAACCTGCGAGCT ATGTTTCCTGA
- the orc3 gene encoding origin recognition complex subunit 3, giving the protein MSTSSVSKGCFVFKPSAKKKKTFSLEESFTDGCEGAENSEVRFKLCQELWDKIKTDTEVLQDELNRKILDSLLDFTRKCSSTRQHSDWASQMRASEIPTAALVLGVNVPDHDMTFQSLSELLQQSVTPHVASVQAKECGALKHLMKRVLERLMGTVVAVDDEEEAEEAAEQTSAQLHKSVHCSLSTLCDWYNTKTRKSSTGTPGKKRSSPAKDEQQQPPVVVIFKDLEAFNPRVLQDFILICSRYIERLPLMFIFGIATSPSTIQHMLPHSVSSLLCIELFQSLSCTQHLATVIDKLILTPRFPFKLNGKVMQVLISMFLYHDFSVRNFIKGVQLALLEHFHSQPLSVLCCNKKEALLNVMQLNHRDLERIRQLMSFKRYVEKQEQQEQVNLLKDDSHLKEVCQRLIKDLREYHKNYYPILRCLHTLTSSLPRYPLGKQIRELHLICLEKSVWENEDYQSAMKLLKMLAKDELITLLQRCAEILQPVKTKKMNKALVQLEELLAKFQQLDTAPVETAPIVEESFTSPVKDLQKKTDLFQLQKTLLEMNESRRSKKLSPFEVLRNEALEFIDDLVKSHLSPPESQTLNEVCYYSSSATVRRHLNATPRTSIQAALSSPYYYIQNDNLKTEDGSVSNTAPDICIAYKLHLECGRLINLYDWLEAYATVVSAAEGNDPDSDNFRKVDEVKHARFIQAVSELEFLGFIKSTKQKTDHVARLTWGGC; this is encoded by the exons ATGTCAACTTCATCTGTGTCAAAG GGCTGTTTCGTTTTCAAGCCAAGTGCTAAGAAGAAAAAGACGTTCAGTTTGG AGGAATCTTTCACTGACGGTTGTGAAGGTGCTGAAAACAGTGAAGTACGATTCAAACTCTGTCAGGAACTGTGggacaaaatcaaaacagacacagag GTTTTACAGGATGAACTCAACAGGAAAATCCTGGACAGCTTGCTGGACTTCACCAGAAAGTGCTCTTCCACTCGTCAACACAGCGACTGGGCATCACAGATGAGAGCTAGCGAGATTCCCACGGCAGCTCTAGTCCTCG GTGTGAATGTCCCGGATCATGACATGACCTTCCAGAGTCTGTCTGAGTTGCTCCAGCAGTCAGTCACTCCTCATGTGGCCTCTGTACAGGCTAAAGAGTGTGGAG CGTTGAAGCATTTGATGAAGAGGGTGCTGGAGAGGTTAATGGGTACTGTTGTGGCTgtggatgatgaggaggaggcagaggaggcagcTGAGCAGACCAGTGCTCAGCTCCACAAGAGCGTACACTGCTCCCTCAGTACACTGTGTGACTGGTACAATACAAAAACAAGG AAATCCAGCACTGGTACTCCCGGGAAAAAGCGTAGTTCTCCAGCCAaagatgaacagcagcagcctcctgTTGTAGTTATTTTCAAAGACTTGGAGGCTTTCAATCCAAGAGTTCTTCAAGACTTCATACTCATCTGCAG TCGATACATTGAACGTCTTCCGCTGATGTTCATCTTTGGCATCGCCACGTCCCCCAGCACCATCCAGCACATGCTGCCTCACTCCGTGTCCTCCTTGCTGTGTATAGAGCTCTTCCAGTCACTGTCCTGCACCCAGCACCTGGCCACAGTCATAGACAAG TTGATCCTGACACCTCGGTTCCCTTTTAAGCTCAATGGTAAAGTGATGCAGGTGCTGATTAGCATGTTCCTCTACCACGATTTCTCAGTGAGAAACTTCATCAAGGGCGTTCAG CTGGCTCTGCTGGAGCACTTCCACTCCCAGCCTCTTAGTGTTTTGTGCTGTAACAAGAAGGAAGCTCTGCTTAACGTGATGCAGCTCAATCACCGCGATTTGGAGAGGATCAGGCAGCTGATGTCTTTcaagag GTATGTAGAGAAGCAGGAACAGCAGGAACAGGTCAATCTGTTGAAGGATGACAGTCATTTAAAG GAGGTGTGCCAGAGGCTGATAAAGGACCTTCGCGAGTACCACAAGAACTATTACCCCATCCTGAGGTGTCTCCACACTCTGACCTCTTCATTACCTCGGTACCCCCTCGGAAAACAG ATCAGGGAGCTTCATCTAATATGCCTTGAGAAGAGCGTGTGGGAAAATGAGGATTACCAGTCAGCCATGAAGCTTCTGAA GATGCTGGCGAAAGACGAGCTGATCACTTTGCTCCAGAGGTGTGCAGAGATTCTGCAGCCTGTCAAGACAAAGAAGATGAATAAAGCTCTTgtccagctggaggagctgctcgCCAAATTTCAGCAGTTGGACA CAGCACCTGTTGAAACTGCCCCCATTGTGGAAGAGAGTTTCACTTCTCCAGTAAAAGATCTTCAGAAGAAAACAGATCTCTTCCAGCTACAGAAG ACGCTGCTGGAGATGAACGAGTCTCGGAGATCCAAGAAGCTGAGTCCGTTTGAGGTTCTACGAAATGAAGCCCTCGAGTTCATCGACGACTTAGTGAA GAGTCACCTGTCTCCCCCAGAGTCTCAGACACTGAACGAAGTCTGCTACTACAGCTCGTCTGCCACTGTGAGACGCCACCTCAACGCAACTCCCCGTACCTCCATTCAAGCTGCTCTCAGCAGCCCCTACTATTACATTCAG AATGACAACCTCAAGACTGAGGATGGGTCGGTCTCTAATACTGCTCCTGATATCTGCATTGCTTACAAACTTCATCTGGAGTGCGGCAGGTTGATCAACCTCTATGACTGGCTAGAG gcttACGCCACCGTGGTTTCTGCAGCTGAGGGTAACGATCCAGATTCTGACAATTTCCGCAAAGTGGATGAAGTCAAGCA TGCCCGTTTCATCCAAGCTGTGTCCGAGCTCGAATTTCTGGGCTTCATCAAATCCACCAAGCAGAAGACCGACCACGTGGCTCGACTCACCTGGGGAGGCTGCTGA
- the znf292a gene encoding zinc finger protein 292a has protein sequence MAEGETEKEYDTRKAIEELRERFQGLTTALKESSQSPLEASLHFCQEFCQVLVEHAGRWKTDEDPLPLLEVYTVAILSFAKAASCLSSECENVPLLLEKLALSCAELLLLLPHHVPGALWEEFQSSMKLAHSLLQESGSTQLCLLAVLAQQDGVWSNTTLSSILSNQIPQTEQVHEYLELEGPTLLNMRIKHLIKVESVDKAAVLAKMCSEYPGYEGKGNFKQTYLLCICMTKNQEQLMEEIASIDCKDALEMICNLESEGDEKGALCLCSAFLKRQLLQGDVYCAWELTLFWSKLLMRLESSADAFLGQSKEMALLCRSVCHILFLIKVIQNEVGEVGLPVCVEMCIQALKMTSSDHKDSKSTICKTISCLLPTDLEVKRACQLTEFLLQPTVDSYYAVESLYNEPDQKPEEDGSLPVPNSLRCELLLALKTQWPFDPEFWDWKTLKRNCLALMGEEAAIVSSIDTLNDTDEQEVESALGKLPEYRDLEDFLLTTTNELNEITDEREKNREAKKLREQGFVSARFRNWRAYMQYCVLCDKEFLGHRIVRHAQKHFKDGVYLCPICADSFESREVLEPHVASHVKQSCKERLAAMKAARKVTKPPQSPKSPSKNSKVAAKTSMSPVKIESQTGDQLASPVKVEQTTSDPQISQDCFCPVKNCSKAFKFFRNLMAHVRSHKDDEEAMRFLEIQKQKVVCQYCRRQFVNVRHLNDHLQMHCGSKPYICIQLDCKANFNSNSELLMHRKTHPEFKAQCMFPNCGKVFSEAYLLYDHEAQHYLTYTCQTDNCGKIFYSQSQFLSHQENHCTNDMVINLPITNQNPPVTPNVGTPLESTQSKDDTSSTAVRLDRINSDVFMKEASKENTSPCSSPQAANEPAPVRVKHSIESMLNPVADLAMKEPEKCYTPLTNPTTAPADAKPPPEALLAQHNVAGQSEIPPEYPVPSATNPVASQQGEGHNNVQGNEFPKAVPQIISPSQIKTEIPSSLQGYPSSTPAVTAGSEENLHCCPYNDCTRAYSTNKSLSRHVKKQHPEIFEDWKLAKKYNKVAKITAKKAPSGPASPNQSQNLGNRPSNQTGILCNKLGMQQMDYPVGCSTSPAQSYPGSMEPVPITPMVNPTHYPSWGSPNNSSGMMQSDMSQSWSSPPMNNCYPDAFNMNDYPSRSYPQWQADPYQTTASLPSDRDNSMAAIHGPSMSQAPSDSSLMSQYVSSSLMLDNGGQMHNGGHQYGLMHAEGSGDGVDVRKNSASMTVQLDNGNSISTIDSLPEGSYHTPYAQSENSCLTQGSSVDIPMKCLSPEAQVALKATNEIIKTENMSTPGYDQMDNSGDGMLSPHSVVHTDFPYDEDCHNAECEVNPVEEKGGDQDTQKGKRSRLSKRTKWPAIIKDGKVICRRCFREFTSTKSLGGHLSKRSQCRPLDEIDLTADLPTSFLDFLNDPHVPDTNGAIYNMSNGDFSQESCSLTTLTSPMALKQEPQNTNIMEYSSSFTVSPENQQEKAVELANPGLAVPYQEDHLMEISHAFQRLDLIEAAQEKMRSALSLEQNVSRDTAPDIEKSKIPSKSDDKPSEKVPKPFKCDQDDCEYSFMTKEALFKHLIKMHDFSIEMIEELKRTPSKLSPYPCQICPKTFTRTTGLRIHYEKVHRLSKAEMQKLRISARNRRAFRLNKDNVVISNATTDANINRTTRPAAIIPAIKQEPLDIAIAPQTDNENNPEVDQITSPGDAVKEGFTPDVSTVTRLPSPQNYLNDGSLVEVAPVPEGTPEQPNVAVVNQSPDEKQTSNLQEKLSPVSKAKEQRGKSDAALSKVKEPKSSSPTTSASSSPEKPSSSKNTPTKDESQRKEKIQKRLSLKMCDTDNAYSPYRPYRCVHEGCTAAFTIQQNLILHYRAMHQASLPTNKTETDPEKTSVKNGQESSPSIGKDNEVRCQVKNCSRVFMGITRLVQHYLLLHKFTRDKATAMMASMTIGTFSCDRPECALPFNSVEKYIEHIKNYHKEIAISESGSVDPTFRCEYEGCDRVYTTKSNLLRHLIKKHEYVYDPKTSDGRRTKSVGLFPGVNGKENVENKFKMKKKNTKKKEGKSIEHWTSFGKPTLKSHEEASAMCTKKSALQYPCMIIGCDAVERAERNIFKHYTTHGLSERYIEDQRSQFIFCKKYSRARFKDANKSEGASSSSSEETEPEEGEKLSDQKTDEVVDRIGQEDGKLSNDDSAESQASTGTEGGSKRGRPRKPAHPTPACPERMQTLRNRSTVNSSRENSNPGTPTAQEQRDDVVMSGSFKPLGLEDSFLKFLETSETTHSSKRKLNDKSSAELPSKRQQTQKQKSAMKSKITDEFRGCENLVDFRNPLNLKSVSNVKIVMDKTFSDGADLLLKQLQDMRPIVIIKKWLYSGS, from the exons ATGGcggagggggagacagagaaggaaTATGACACACGGAAAGCTATCGAAGAGCTCCGAGAGCGGTTCCAGGGTCTGACCACAGCTTTGAAGGAGAGTTCGCAGTCTCCGTTGGAAGCTTCATTGCATTTCTGCCAGGAGTTTTGCCAG GTCCTCGTGGAACATGCCGGCCGTTGGAAAACTGATGAGGATCCACTGCCTTTGCTGGAGGTTTACACTGTGGCCATCCTCAGCTTTGCTAAGGCcgcttcctgtctctcctccgaATGTGAAAACGTGCCACTCCTACTTGAAAAGTTAGCACT GAGCtgtgcagagctgctgctcttaCTGCCCCACCATGTCCCTGGTGCCTTATGGGAGGAGTTTCAGTCCTCCATGAAG TTGGCACACAGCCTTTTGCAAGAAAGTGGGAGCACACAGCTTTGCCTGCTCGCAGTCCTGGCGCAGCAGGATGGCGTCTGGTCCAACACCACACTAAGCAGCATCCTGTCCAATCAAATCCCTCAAACTGAGCAAG TTCACGAGTATCTCGAATTGGAAGGTCCCACGCTTCTGAACATGAGAATAAAGCACCTAATCAAAGTGGAAAGTGTTGATAAGGCTGCTGTCCTTGCAAAGATGTGCTCAGAGTATCCGGGATATGAAGGAAAAGGGAACTTCAAACAAACCTACTTGCTCTGCATCTGCATGACAAAAAATCAGGAGCAGCTAATGGAAGAG ATTGCGTCAATAGACTGTAAAGATGCTCTTGAAATGATCTGCAACTTGGAGTCAGAGGGAGACGAAAAAGGAGCTCTCTGCTTATGCTCTGCCTTTCTCAAGCGACAGCTCCTTCAAGGAGATGTTTACTGTGCCTG ggAACTCACACTGTTCTGGAGTAAGCTACTCATGCGTTTAGAGTCGTCTGCTGATGCTTTTCTTGGGCAAAGCAAAGAGATGGCTCTTCTCTGCAGAAGTGTCTGTCATATTCTGTTTCTCATCAAAGTAATCCAAAACGAG GTTGGAGAGGTGGGGCTTCcagtgtgtgtggaaatgtgcATTCAAGCTCTGAAAATGACCTCCAGTGACCATAAGGACAGCAAATCTACCATCTGCAAGACTATTTCCTGCCTCTTGCCAACAGATCTAGAGGTTAAGCGTGCATGCCAGCTGACCGAGTTCCTCCTCCAGCCTACCGTCGACTCGTATTACGCTGTGGAGTCGCTGTACAACGAACCTGACCAAAAGCCTGAGGAGGATGGGAGTCTACCAGTGCCCAATTCTTTACGCTGCGAGTTACTGCTGGCCTTGAAGACACAGTGGCCTTTTGATCCAGAGTTCTGGGACTGGAAAACACTGAAACGCAACTGCTTGGCACTGATGGGCGAGGAGGCAGCTATTGTGTCATCTATTGACACACTCAATGACACAGATGAACAAGAGGTGGAAAGTGCACTTGGCAAGCTCCCTGAATACAGAGACCTGGAGGATTTTCTGTTAACCACTACAAATGAACTCAATGAAATcacagatgaaagagaaaaaaacagagaggctAAAAAACTTCGGGAGCAGGGTTTTGTGTCTGCTCGGTTCAGAAATTGGCGAGCCTACATGCagtattgtgttttgtgtgacaaGGAGTTCTTGGGTCACAGAATCGTCCGCCACGCTCAGAAGCATTTCAAAGATGGAGTGTATCTTTGTCCAATTTGTGCTGACAGTTTTGAAAGTAGGGAGGTTTTAGAGCCACATGTAGCATCACATGTAAAGCAATCTTGCAAAGAGAGACTCGCTGCAATGAAAGCTGCAAGGAAAGTAACCAAACCACCTCAGTCTCCTAAAAGTCCATCAAAAAATTCAAAGGTTGCTGCCAAGACAAGCATGAGCCCTGTTAAAATTGAATCTCAAACTGGGGACCAATTGGCATCTCCTGTTAAGGTAGAACAAACTACATCTGACCCTCAGATAAGTCAAGACTGTTTCTGTCCTGTTAAAAACTGTTCCAAGGCATTCAAGTTTTTCCGTAACCTCATGGCTCACGTCAGATCTCACAAGGACGATGAAGAGGCCATGAGGTTTTTAGagatacaaaaacagaaagtggTGTGCCAATACTGCAGAAGGCAGTTTGTTAACGTCAGACATCTTAATGATCATTTGCAGATGCACTGTGGCAGCAAACCATACATCTGCATACAGTTGGATTGCAAGGCCAACTTTAACTCCAATTCTGAGCTGCTCATGCATAGAAAAACACACCCAGAGTTTAAGGCCCAGTGCATGTTCCCTAACTGTGGCAAAGTTTTCAGTGAGGCCTACTTGTTGTATGATCACGAGGCTCAGCATTACCTTACCTACACCTGCCAAACGGATAACTGTGGCAAAATATTCTACTCACAGTCTCAATTCTTGTCCCACCAAGAGAATCATTGTACAAATGACATGGTAATCAACTTGCCCATCACAAATCAAAACCCGCCTGTCACTCCAAATGTCGGAACACCTCTCGAGAGCACCCAGAGCAAAGACGACACATCCTCAACTGCTGTTCGCCTCGACAGGATtaattcagatgtttttatgaaggaAGCATCAAAGGAAAACACATCACCATGCAGTTCACCACAGGCTGCTAACGAGCCGGCTCCTGTAAGAGTTAAACACTCGATTGAAAGCATGCTGAACCCAGTGGCAGATCTTGCAATGAAAGAACCAGAGAAATGCTACACTCCGCTGACAAACCCAACTACAGCACCAGCTGATGCCAAGCCACCACCGGAGGCTCTACTCGCGCAACATAATGTGGCTGGGCAAAGTGAGATTCCTCCCGAATATCCTGTCCCCAGTGCAACAAACCCTGTGGCAAGTCAGCAGGGAGAGGGGCATAATAATGTACAAGGTAATGAATTTCCAAAAGCAGTGCCACAGATAATTTCTCCAAGTCAAATCAAGACCGAAATTCCATCCTCGCTGCAAGGATATCCTTCCAGCACACCTGCTGTTACTGCTGGAAGTGAGGAGAACCTACATTGCTGCCCATATAATGACTGTACAAGGgcatacagtacaaacaaaagTCTGTCTAGGCATGTGAAGAAGCAACACCCTGAAATATTTGAAGACTGGAAGTTGGCAAAGAAATATAACAAGGTGGCCAAAATTACAGCAAAAAAGGCGCCAAGTGGGCCAGCTTCACCGAATCAGTCTCAGAACCTGGGGAACAGGCCATCAAACCAGACAGGAATACTATGCAACAAACTTGGGATGCAGCAAATGGATTACCCAGTGGGATGTTCAACCTCACCTGCCCAAAGTTATCCTGGATCAATGGAGCCTGTGCCTATCACTCCAATGGTGAACCCCACACACTACCCATCATGGGGAAGCCCAAACAATTCCAGCGGAATGATGCAGTCAGACATGTCCCAGTCATGGTCCTCACCTCCCATGAATAACTGCTATCCAGATGCCTTCAACATGAATGACTACCCCTCCCGCAGCTATCCTCAGTGGCAGGCAGACCCTTATCAAACCACAGCATCTCTCCCATCTGATAGAGATAATTCGATGGCAGCTATACACGGTCCCTCTATGTCACAAGCTCCTTCAGATTCCAGTTTGATGTCTCAGTATGTGTCTAGTTCTCTGATGCTTGATAATGGAGGGCAAATGCATAATGGAGGGCATCAGTATGGACTTATGCATGCTGAGGGTAGCGGAGACGGTGTAGATGTGAGAAAAAACAGTGCAAGTATGACAGTTCAGTTGGATAATGGAAACAGTATCTCAACAATTGACAGCCTCCCTGAAGGAAGTTACCACACTCCGTATGCTCAGAGTGAAAACTCTTGTCTTACTCAAGGCTCATCAGTTGATATTCCCATGAAATGTCTCAGTCCAGAGGCTCAAGTTGCATTAAAAGCTacaaatgaaatcattaaaacGGAGAATATGTCAACTCCTGGCTATGACCAGATGGACAACTCTGGGGATGGCATGCTCAGTCCACACAGTGTCGTCCACACAGATTTCCCTTACGATGAGGACTGCCATAATGCTGAATGTGAAGTCAACCCTGTAGAGGAAAAGGGTGGCGACCAGGACACGCAGAAAGGAAAACGCAGCAGGTTGAGCAAGCGGACCAAATGGCCAGCTATCATTAAGGATGGCAAAGTCATTTGCAGGAGATGCTTCAGAGAGTTCACTAGCACCAAATCTCTCGGAGGTCACCTATCTAAACGCTCGCAGTGCAGACCTTTAGATGAGATCGACCTGACGGCTGATCTGCCAACATCCTTTCTTGATTTCCTCAACGATCCTCATGTCCCTGACACTAATGGAGCAATATATAACATGTCAAATGGTGATTTCTCACAGGAATCTTGTAGCTTGACCACTTTAACGTCACCTATGGCATTGAAACAAGAGCcccaaaatacaaatataatggAATATTCTAGCTCCTTCACAGTTTCCCCTGAAAACCAGCAAGAGAAGGCAGTAGAGTTGGCTAATCCAGGCCTCGCTGTACCTTATCAAGAGGATCACCTGATGGAAATTTCACATGCCTTTCAAAGGTTGGATTTGATTGAGGCTGCTCAAGAGAAGATGCGGAGCGCGCTGTCCTTAGAGCAAAATGTCAGTCGTGATACAGCCCCTGACATAGAAAAGAGTAAAATCCCAAGTAAAAGTGATGATAAACCCTCTGAAAAGGTACCTAAACCTTTCAAATGTGATCAGGATGATTGTGAGTATTCGTTCATGACAAAGGAGGCATTATTCAAACACTTGATTAAAATGCACGATTTCTCGATAGAAATGATAGAGGAGTTAAAAAGAACACCATCCAAACTATCTCCATATCCTTGTCAGATTTGCCCCAAAACATTCACCAGAACGACGGGGTTGAGAATTCACTATGAAAAAGTCCATCGACTGTCAAAGGCAGAAATGCAGAAGCTAAGGATCAGTGCTCGAAACAGGCGTGCGTTTAGACTTAACAAAGATAATGTGGTTATTAGCAATGCAACCACGGATGCCAATATCAATCGCACAACACGACCTGCAGCTATAATACCTGCTATAAAACAAGAACCACTTGATATTGCAATTGCACCTCAAACGGACAATGAAAACAATCCAGAGGTTGATCAAATTACTTCACCAGGAGATGCAGTAAAAGAGGGCTTCACACCCGACGTATCAACTGTTACAAGACTACCTTCACCTCAGAACTATTTGAATGACGGGTCATTAGTTGAGGTGGCACCAGTTCCTGAAGGAACCCCAGAGCAACCTAATGTGGCTGTTGTAAACCAGAGTCCTGATGAAAAACAGACATCTAATTTACAAGAGAAACTCAGTCCGGTTAGCAAAGCAAAGGAGCAGCGAGGAAAATCAGATGCAGCATTGAGCAAAGTAAAAGAGCCAAAGTCCAGCTCTCCTACTACATCTGCTTCATCCTCCCCAGAGAAACCCAGCAGCtccaaaaacacaccaacaaagGATGAATctcagaggaaagagaaaatccAGAAAAGGCTGAGCCTCAAAATGTGTGATACAGACAACGCCTACAGTCCATATAGACCATATCGCTGTGTTCACGAAGGATGCACTGCTGCATTCACCATCCAGCAAAATTTGATTCTCCATTACAGGGCCATGCATCAGGCATCCCTGCCTAccaacaaaactgaaactgatcCTGAAAAGACTAGTGTCAAAAATGGACAGGAGAGCAGTCCCAGCATAGGAAAAGATAATGAAGTCAGGTGTCAAGTGAAAAACTGTTCAAGGGTGTTCATGGGAATCACAAGATTAGTGCAGCATTACCTCTTACTTCACAAGTTCACCCGCGACAAAGCTACCGCCATGATGGCCAGCATGACCATTGGGACTTTCAGCTGTGACCGGCCAGAGTGCGCACTCCCTTTCAACTCTGTGGAAAAGTACATTGAGCACATTAAGAATTATCACAAAGAAATTGCCATCTCTGAGAGCGGCTCAGTTGACCCAACTTTCAGGTGCGAGTATGAGGGATGTGACCGCGTTTACACTACAAAATCAAACCTCCTCCGTCACCTGATCAAAAAGCACGAGTATGTTTATGATCCCAAAACAAGTGACGGAAGAAGGACTAAATCAGTAGGGCTTTTCCCAGGGGTTAATGGGAAAGAGAATGtagaaaacaaattcaaaatgaagaagaaaaacactaaaaagaaagaagggaagtCCATTGAACATTGGACAAGTTTTGGAAAACCAACACTAAAATCCCATGAGGAGGCATCAGCTATGTGCACCAAGAAGTCAGCCCTGCAGTACCCATGCATGATCATAGGTTGTGATGCAGTGGAGCGGGctgaaagaaatatatttaagCATTACACCACTCATGGCCTCTCAGAAAGATACATTGAAGACCAGAGGAGTCAGTTCATTTTCTGCAAAAAGTACTCACGTGCCAGATTCAAAGATGCAAACAAATCAGAGGGCGCGTCAAGCTCATCTTCTGAGGAGACAGAGCCAGAAGAGGGTGAAAAGCTTAGTGACCAGAAAACAGATGAGGTGGTGGATAGAATAGGCCAAGAAGATGGCAAGCTGTCCAACGACGATAGTGCAGAATCTCAAGCTTCCACCGGGACAGAAGGGGGATCTAAAAGAGGCCGACCCAGGAAACCTGCACATCCTACACCAGCTTGTCCAGAGAGGATGCAGACACTTAGGAACCGTTCGACTGTTAACAGTTCAAGAGAGAACTCAAATCCTGGTACCCCTACAGCCCAAGAACAACGTGACGACGTGGTCATGTCAGGGTCTTTCAAGCCTTTAGGACTTGAGGACTCCTTCCTTAAGTTCTTGGAAACCTCAGAGACAACCCACTCTTCCAAACggaaattaaatgacaaatctAGTGCTGAACTACCATCCAAAAGacaacaaactcaaaaacagaaatctgcaatgaaaagtaaaataactGATGAATTTAGAGGCTGTGAAAACCTTGTAGACTTCAGAAATCCCTTAAATCTCAAATCAGTGAGCAATGTCAAGATTGTCATGGATAAAACCTTTTCAGACGGTGCTGATCTTTTGCTAAAGCAGCTACAAGACATGAGGCCCATAGTCATAATAAAAAAGTGGCTTTATAGCGGATCATAG
- the cga gene encoding glycoprotein hormones alpha chain → MKGTLSLNMVTAATTMGSVKTAGLSLLLLSFCLYIADSYPNIDSSNMGCEECTLRKNSLFPNVYQCMGCCFSRAYPTPLKAMKTMNNPKNITSEATCCVAKHSYKTEVAGIIVKNHTDCHCSTCYFHKI, encoded by the exons ATGAAGGGGACACTTTCTCTCAACATG GTAACTGCTGCAACCACAATGGgctcagtgaaaacagctggactgtctctccttctgttgtctttttgtctttacatAGCTGATTCTTACCCCAACATTGACTCATCAAACA TGGGCTGTGAGGAATGCACGCTGAGAAAGAACAGTCTTTTCCCCAACGTCTACCAGTGCATGGGCTGCTGCTTCTCCAGAGCGTACCCGACACCCCTCAAGGCCATGAAGACTATGAACAACCCAAAGAACATCACGTCCGAGGCAACGTGCTGTGTGGCAAAGCACAGCTACAAG ACAGAGGTGGCCGGCATAATAGTGAAAAACCACACAGACTGCCACTGCAGCACCTGCTATTTTCACAAGATATGA